A stretch of Leptospira andrefontaineae DNA encodes these proteins:
- the xerD gene encoding site-specific tyrosine recombinase XerD: protein MTSSHKNLLQNFQEYLSVEKGLSDNSIYSYGYDLNKFKNFLEKEHLDFLEVQANDIVRFLNEERNRKISAKTIAREVVAIRQFYKFLKDEKKLDSNPTEKIETPEVMRSIPDYLTQEEIEELFNVIKEDNLYELRDKCIFELLYSSGLRISEACNLRLTDMDMSGMTLTVEGKGGRQRLVPFGEKSLDILNRYLKQSRPYILKNRNCDYLFVSKKGSFINRKSVWRLLNHYIKRTSIKKKVTPHTLRHSFATHLLENHADLKSVQELLGHIDISTTQIYTHMANKTLKEVHKKFHPRG, encoded by the coding sequence GTGACATCTTCTCATAAGAATCTACTCCAAAATTTTCAAGAATACCTCTCGGTTGAGAAGGGTCTGAGCGACAATTCCATTTACTCGTATGGATACGACCTTAACAAGTTTAAGAACTTCCTCGAGAAGGAACATCTTGACTTCCTTGAAGTCCAAGCGAACGACATAGTTCGTTTCTTGAACGAAGAAAGGAATCGTAAAATTTCCGCAAAGACAATCGCTCGCGAAGTGGTTGCCATCCGCCAATTTTATAAATTTCTAAAAGACGAAAAGAAGCTGGATTCGAATCCAACGGAGAAGATTGAAACTCCTGAGGTGATGAGATCCATTCCCGATTATCTGACACAAGAAGAGATCGAGGAATTGTTCAATGTGATCAAAGAGGATAATCTCTACGAACTCAGAGACAAATGTATTTTCGAACTTCTGTATTCTTCCGGACTTAGGATCTCCGAAGCATGCAACCTAAGACTAACTGATATGGATATGTCGGGAATGACCCTGACTGTAGAAGGTAAAGGCGGACGCCAAAGACTAGTTCCATTCGGTGAGAAATCTTTGGATATTCTAAATCGTTACTTAAAACAAAGCAGACCTTATATTCTGAAAAACAGAAATTGCGATTATCTGTTTGTTTCCAAAAAAGGATCTTTCATCAATAGGAAATCCGTTTGGAGACTTCTGAACCATTATATCAAAAGAACAAGCATCAAGAAAAAAGTGACTCCTCACACTCTGAGACACTCTTTCGCGACCCACTTGTTGGAAAACCACGCGGATCTAAAATCGGTTCAGGAACTTTTGGGGCATATCGATATTTCGACTACCCAGATCTACACTCATATGGCGAATAAAACTCTGAAGGAAGTTCATAAGAAATTCCATCCTAGAGGATAA
- a CDS encoding ATP-binding protein yields MAEIKKTDYSNQFRIQVPSHPRYVTVARNFVYNLARESGFSLYDAADLKLAVGECLLNVIKHAYLGKTNYPIFLEVTVLENRMEVRIRDFGVQKNISEIRGYDPGDYREEGIGLYLVRKLTDHFYIDQSGKGNRLILTKMK; encoded by the coding sequence TTGGCCGAGATCAAAAAAACCGACTATTCGAATCAATTTCGGATACAAGTTCCTTCCCATCCGCGTTACGTGACCGTAGCGCGGAATTTCGTTTATAACCTAGCAAGAGAATCCGGATTTTCACTCTACGATGCTGCCGATCTGAAATTGGCAGTGGGGGAATGTCTTTTAAATGTGATCAAACACGCTTATCTTGGAAAAACGAATTATCCGATCTTTTTAGAAGTGACGGTTCTCGAAAATCGTATGGAGGTCCGGATCAGGGATTTCGGAGTTCAAAAAAATATTTCCGAGATCAGAGGATACGATCCCGGAGATTATAGAGAAGAAGGGATCGGCCTCTATCTGGTCAGAAAACTAACGGATCATTTTTATATAGACCAGTCCGGAAAAGGGAATCGTCTGATTCTCACAAAAATGAAATAA
- a CDS encoding LA_2478/LA_2722/LA_4182 family protein: MFSVIQMKFISILVFSIFILSCRKGPSLSKEEVKELSQNYIKELCKKNLECSAQYLESLPSGEQSAARSGFSSLDQCMAEQSNQSILPDDYEKVTDQQIGKVKRCMDDLLKTPCSEMEQAGGIPSCRELFPDGN, from the coding sequence ATGTTTTCAGTGATCCAAATGAAATTCATCTCTATACTAGTATTTTCGATCTTTATTCTTTCCTGCAGAAAGGGACCTTCTTTATCTAAAGAAGAAGTGAAGGAACTAAGCCAAAACTATATTAAAGAGTTATGTAAAAAGAATTTAGAATGTTCCGCTCAATACCTGGAATCACTTCCTTCCGGAGAACAGAGCGCGGCCAGGTCGGGATTTTCTTCGTTAGACCAATGTATGGCCGAACAAAGTAACCAATCCATTCTCCCTGACGATTATGAGAAAGTAACCGACCAACAGATTGGAAAAGTAAAACGTTGTATGGACGATCTTCTAAAAACTCCTTGTTCGGAAATGGAACAAGCCGGCGGGATCCCTTCTTGCCGGGAATTATTTCCTGACGGGAACTGA
- a CDS encoding DUF342 domain-containing protein, which produces MSDSIRNFTESLLKDLEENENGFFKVENLDGLAYLTIFPAGKKGKEVEYREILKRLEVFKISGIAEEEVKRILKSKDSEPHLIGKWPGKPEASSLDLKISEDKMTVYGILHPPKFGGKLLTRDEILSQLQTGGIVFGIIEESLVKLSQAEDYGKRILIAQGESPIPGKDGDIRILFQHPGTPTLEEDEFGRVDFKNIQIIQSVKKNQKLAEKVSPSPGKPGKNVKGEVLPFEEGKLAEWKLGPNVKISEDGNLVQSLIDGRPLVDRFGVIRVDEVCLLENVDFSTGNINFPGTIIVEESIADGFTLETDGSIIVKKSVGKVFLKAKGDIVLSGGFMGRNGGMIESGSDIYAKFIEQGKMIAKNSIFIEEAAMHSELIAGESVVVRGGRGEIIGGQCVAGKMITCTKLGAIVETRTVLSCGMPPELLSELEDLKSEIRKNQDILKKVDTSIQKLSDDSQRRSLSPEEKDSLPKLQAIRQKYSSILENLFAQEQSAILSFDPDKNSFIEVEREIFPGVEANLGRNKKFSVKLKEIPGPSFLYLGGDGQIAHSKVKPKRLGLLQEEPSESESSLD; this is translated from the coding sequence ATGAGCGACTCGATCCGCAATTTTACCGAATCATTATTAAAAGATCTAGAAGAGAACGAAAACGGATTTTTCAAGGTGGAAAATCTGGACGGCCTCGCCTATCTCACCATCTTCCCCGCAGGAAAAAAAGGAAAGGAAGTAGAATATCGCGAAATTCTAAAACGATTAGAAGTTTTTAAGATTTCCGGGATCGCTGAAGAAGAAGTCAAACGTATCTTAAAGTCCAAAGATTCGGAGCCACATCTGATCGGAAAATGGCCAGGCAAACCGGAAGCTTCCAGCCTGGACCTGAAAATTTCAGAAGATAAAATGACAGTCTATGGGATACTTCATCCGCCAAAATTCGGCGGAAAATTATTAACTAGGGACGAAATACTTTCTCAACTACAAACAGGCGGGATCGTTTTTGGAATTATAGAAGAATCATTAGTCAAACTTTCTCAGGCAGAAGATTACGGAAAAAGAATATTAATCGCCCAAGGAGAATCTCCTATCCCAGGAAAAGACGGAGATATCCGAATCCTGTTCCAACATCCAGGCACGCCTACTCTAGAAGAAGACGAATTCGGAAGAGTAGATTTCAAAAATATTCAGATTATCCAAAGTGTGAAGAAGAATCAAAAACTTGCTGAAAAAGTTTCTCCTTCTCCCGGTAAACCAGGTAAAAACGTAAAAGGAGAAGTTCTTCCATTCGAAGAAGGTAAATTAGCAGAATGGAAATTAGGTCCTAATGTTAAAATTTCCGAAGATGGGAATTTAGTACAATCTCTCATAGATGGCCGGCCTCTTGTAGATCGTTTCGGAGTCATTCGTGTCGATGAGGTTTGTTTACTTGAAAATGTGGACTTCTCCACTGGAAACATAAACTTTCCGGGAACGATCATTGTAGAAGAATCAATCGCTGACGGTTTTACTCTCGAAACGGATGGTTCCATCATAGTTAAAAAATCAGTAGGCAAAGTTTTCCTAAAAGCAAAAGGAGATATCGTTCTTTCCGGAGGATTTATGGGAAGAAACGGCGGAATGATAGAATCGGGTTCCGATATTTATGCAAAATTTATAGAACAAGGAAAGATGATCGCTAAAAATTCAATCTTCATCGAAGAAGCTGCGATGCACTCGGAATTAATAGCGGGAGAATCCGTAGTTGTCAGAGGTGGAAGAGGAGAAATCATCGGAGGCCAATGTGTTGCAGGCAAAATGATCACCTGCACCAAACTCGGAGCAATAGTAGAGACCAGAACAGTACTTAGTTGCGGAATGCCTCCGGAACTTCTTTCAGAATTAGAGGATCTAAAATCAGAAATCCGCAAAAATCAGGATATATTAAAAAAAGTAGATACTAGTATCCAAAAACTAAGCGACGATTCCCAAAGAAGAAGTTTAAGCCCGGAAGAAAAAGACAGCTTACCTAAACTACAAGCAATTCGCCAAAAGTACAGCTCCATCCTGGAAAACTTATTTGCTCAGGAACAATCTGCAATTTTATCCTTCGATCCTGATAAAAATTCATTCATAGAAGTAGAAAGAGAAATTTTCCCAGGTGTAGAAGCTAACTTGGGCAGAAACAAAAAGTTTAGCGTAAAACTAAAAGAAATCCCAGGTCCTTCTTTTTTATACTTAGGAGGAGATGGACAAATCGCTCATTCTAAAGTAAAACCAAAACGACTTGGACTTTTACAGGAAGAACCTTCAGAATCTGAATCTTCGCTAGATTAG
- a CDS encoding LIC_11485 family protein encodes MAFNPFSILTNIRVSIDQILGNLPPKVVKTIGTAALSLAVLVAVVLGWFSFQKGLALAGEEDQAKELDRKALFLEDIEREYNRKRKDVRWSDPSYSDSGSSSLDIERYGLEKPKMDPSAPKTELEESDTIRNSKMKEGDPRVFFPTENERPAREDLAPSDKGSDSPRLEPNTKQPNRELPAEKEESRLSRPPRKEQRPRGE; translated from the coding sequence ATGGCATTCAATCCATTCTCCATTTTAACCAATATCAGGGTATCGATAGACCAGATTTTGGGAAATCTACCTCCAAAAGTGGTAAAGACGATAGGTACCGCAGCTCTCAGCTTGGCGGTCCTGGTCGCAGTTGTTCTAGGCTGGTTCAGTTTCCAGAAAGGGCTAGCTTTGGCGGGAGAAGAAGATCAGGCCAAGGAACTGGATCGTAAGGCATTATTTTTAGAAGATATAGAAAGGGAATACAATCGGAAAAGAAAGGACGTAAGATGGAGTGATCCTTCTTACTCGGACTCGGGAAGTTCTTCTTTGGATATCGAAAGATACGGTTTGGAAAAACCGAAGATGGACCCTTCTGCCCCTAAAACTGAGCTGGAAGAGTCGGACACAATACGTAATTCTAAAATGAAGGAAGGAGATCCTAGGGTTTTCTTTCCTACGGAAAACGAAAGGCCTGCTCGGGAGGATTTAGCTCCGAGTGATAAGGGCTCGGATTCTCCTCGTTTGGAACCTAACACTAAGCAGCCTAATAGGGAACTTCCAGCAGAAAAGGAAGAGTCCAGGTTGAGCCGTCCTCCTAGAAAAGAACAAAGACCTAGGGGAGAATGA
- a CDS encoding tetratricopeptide repeat protein, translating into MKHIVLSLSILLFANQIVADFPLPIPEPNEGSVSSRGTSPDEPLPPIDASYIVSEQKPEQAGTEAVSENATITGEEPKIGETRQTVLEPAKEKKTKLPNLAEKKDKKNGKKKESTDPSRAAYERGLLRLRNGQKDAAKEEFGKAASTEGTASSQAKLELSKLENSKAPESNAEAPAEDDSRWKTSLETARSLRAQGKNSEAESILLRTATEGDGEYRSRALLQLGDMLFRMGRYSDARSYLMDFWNSFGKTFPNADDTNSREFKRQREEKELGAYLLFKSSYKAGEGEWAKRFLRKYLDKSVSESQGVYSPLRTEMESFARSDL; encoded by the coding sequence ATGAAACATATTGTACTTTCTTTAAGTATCCTACTTTTTGCAAATCAGATTGTAGCAGATTTTCCTCTGCCGATTCCGGAACCAAATGAGGGAAGTGTTTCCTCCAGGGGAACTTCTCCGGATGAGCCGCTTCCTCCTATCGATGCGAGTTATATAGTTTCAGAACAAAAACCGGAACAAGCTGGAACAGAAGCAGTTTCTGAAAATGCAACGATTACCGGCGAAGAACCGAAGATTGGGGAAACAAGACAGACTGTTTTAGAACCTGCAAAAGAGAAAAAAACAAAACTTCCGAATCTTGCGGAAAAAAAAGATAAAAAGAATGGCAAGAAGAAGGAGAGCACTGATCCGAGTAGAGCCGCATACGAGCGAGGGCTTTTACGTCTTAGAAATGGACAAAAAGATGCAGCTAAAGAAGAATTTGGTAAAGCCGCTTCAACAGAAGGAACTGCAAGTTCTCAGGCAAAATTAGAATTATCTAAATTAGAAAACTCAAAGGCTCCTGAATCCAATGCGGAAGCTCCGGCGGAAGATGATTCCAGATGGAAAACTTCTTTGGAAACCGCAAGATCTCTTAGGGCTCAGGGTAAAAATTCGGAAGCAGAATCCATTCTTCTGAGAACCGCAACCGAGGGAGACGGCGAATATAGATCCAGGGCTTTATTACAATTAGGTGATATGCTTTTTAGGATGGGAAGATATTCCGACGCTCGCAGTTATCTTATGGATTTTTGGAATAGTTTCGGCAAAACTTTTCCGAACGCAGATGATACAAACTCCAGAGAATTCAAAAGACAAAGAGAAGAAAAGGAACTAGGAGCTTATTTACTCTTTAAATCCAGTTATAAGGCTGGAGAAGGTGAATGGGCAAAAAGGTTTTTAAGAAAATATTTGGATAAGTCTGTTTCCGAATCCCAAGGAGTGTATTCCCCCTTGAGAACGGAAATGGAATCTTTCGCGAGAAGCGATCTTTAA
- a CDS encoding chemotaxis protein CheX has translation MQIRAELVNPFLEAATIVFRDILQTDLIRGKIGIKDTPETNLELAIIIGVLGTFNGEVIYGLNYDAAYKISKKLMPGMSDDDIKNEYKDILGEIANMTTGNAMNIFATAGQSIEITAPNIVDAKNETIKIPKKQALGISLFSKFGKLEVNVALT, from the coding sequence ATGCAAATCCGCGCCGAGTTAGTAAACCCATTCCTGGAAGCAGCTACAATTGTCTTCCGGGATATATTACAGACCGACCTGATCCGTGGAAAGATCGGGATCAAAGACACTCCGGAAACCAATCTAGAACTTGCGATTATCATCGGAGTTTTAGGGACGTTTAACGGAGAAGTGATCTACGGTTTGAACTACGACGCGGCTTATAAAATTTCCAAAAAACTGATGCCTGGAATGAGCGACGACGATATCAAGAACGAATACAAGGACATCTTAGGTGAGATCGCAAACATGACCACAGGTAACGCGATGAATATTTTCGCAACTGCAGGTCAATCGATCGAGATCACTGCTCCGAATATCGTGGATGCAAAAAATGAAACGATCAAGATCCCTAAAAAACAAGCTCTTGGTATCAGTCTATTTTCCAAATTCGGAAAATTAGAAGTAAACGTAGCCTTAACTTAA
- a CDS encoding LIC_11490 family protein, producing the protein MMLYIALALILVGILCFIYVSFQPNSKKEFSAGLFPKGNLPPAREKKISEGSLASLKKQGRSETYSQMDQVFAEERKIRPLSERQRMETKQAEPEVLEEEEFGTEIWDETKRGEVLEMVTEPERTQPRIPKEEEWSMEGVLFLDLSGRLPYEALQEKIRPETLKGFRRMGKGSIREIPGGFTFQARNSEFSYKLSEVEKIVFYDQGFALLPLKREYPTPIFLTKDGEKFKSYLEYTASA; encoded by the coding sequence ATGATGCTCTATATTGCCTTAGCACTCATTTTAGTAGGAATCCTCTGCTTTATTTATGTTTCCTTCCAGCCAAATTCTAAAAAAGAGTTTAGCGCCGGATTATTTCCTAAAGGAAACCTTCCTCCTGCGAGGGAGAAAAAAATTTCTGAAGGATCATTAGCTTCTCTTAAAAAACAAGGACGCTCGGAAACCTATTCTCAAATGGATCAGGTATTTGCTGAAGAGAGAAAGATCCGTCCTCTTTCCGAAAGACAAAGAATGGAAACTAAACAGGCCGAGCCTGAGGTTTTAGAAGAGGAAGAATTTGGAACTGAGATTTGGGATGAAACAAAAAGGGGAGAAGTTTTAGAAATGGTAACTGAGCCTGAACGTACCCAACCTAGAATCCCTAAAGAAGAAGAATGGTCCATGGAAGGAGTATTATTCCTAGATCTTTCCGGAAGATTACCTTACGAGGCGCTCCAAGAAAAGATACGACCTGAAACTCTAAAAGGTTTTAGAAGAATGGGAAAGGGAAGTATTAGAGAGATCCCAGGTGGATTTACATTCCAGGCTAGAAATTCAGAATTTAGTTATAAATTGAGCGAAGTAGAGAAGATCGTTTTTTACGACCAAGGTTTCGCATTACTTCCTCTAAAAAGAGAATACCCGACCCCGATCTTTTTGACCAAGGACGGGGAGAAGTTCAAATCTTATTTAGAATATACTGCGAGCGCTTGA
- the lmtA gene encoding lipid A Kdo2 1-phosphate O-methyltransferase has product MALIEELDQQGNFLFRWRSYIPGFILLLCLYSLSKFEFLEDSYEINLYYAAACFAVSLLGLAVRCFVIGYAPARTSGRNTKEQVADVVNQEGIYSLVRHPLYLGNFLLYLGPVLYFRDIPLLLVFSLFFGFYYERIMFAEEKFLRDKFGQDYLNWADKIPAFIPKFSGYVKPKLSFSFRNILKREYPSLFGILVIFVLFDYAASFKVGFGDWKEPWAVITEPQIWAFGIGAGFYGIVRLIVKTTKWLVVEGR; this is encoded by the coding sequence ATGGCATTAATTGAAGAATTGGATCAGCAGGGGAATTTTCTATTTCGCTGGAGATCTTATATACCAGGATTTATTCTTCTTCTTTGTCTATACTCCTTAAGCAAGTTCGAATTTTTAGAAGATTCCTACGAGATCAATTTATACTATGCAGCCGCTTGTTTTGCAGTTAGTTTACTCGGTTTAGCAGTCCGTTGTTTTGTGATCGGTTACGCTCCTGCCCGCACTTCCGGCAGAAATACAAAAGAGCAAGTAGCCGATGTTGTCAACCAAGAGGGAATTTATTCTCTTGTTCGCCATCCTCTTTATCTCGGAAATTTCCTACTGTATTTAGGACCGGTTCTGTATTTCAGAGATATACCTTTACTTCTGGTATTCTCATTATTTTTCGGATTCTATTACGAAAGAATAATGTTCGCGGAAGAAAAATTCTTAAGAGATAAGTTCGGCCAAGACTATCTAAATTGGGCGGACAAGATCCCGGCATTTATCCCTAAATTTTCAGGTTATGTAAAACCTAAACTTAGTTTCTCTTTCCGTAATATCCTTAAACGAGAATACCCAAGCTTATTTGGGATCTTAGTGATCTTCGTATTATTTGATTATGCGGCAAGTTTCAAGGTTGGATTCGGAGATTGGAAAGAACCTTGGGCAGTCATCACCGAACCTCAAATCTGGGCATTCGGAATTGGTGCTGGGTTCTATGGTATCGTTAGACTGATAGTAAAAACCACCAAGTGGTTAGTGGTAGAAGGCAGATAA
- a CDS encoding DUF4340 domain-containing protein produces MDFSKYSDLLRRTYKEYPQILLFFGNIILAILLLIAKDPWDWFKKTYQNSEAFYKIKSEEIQTITSGRKGQESVLNRNLDGWTVQLPSGLVLPGDSARIEELIQTCLRLRKFTLLSESNSISKEEFGLGGDEPVLELKSVSGNSQGKILIGAPVRKGSGTYILDDKNQIWLVKENLKSVTGGGKLDFFLSRSLVPPFPAREKVTEIKISGLSSINFTLSKQAENWILETSGGGILASPEEVENYLEEIKKLSADEVLLEKSEELSPVPKDRNFKIEIVTITDRYLVSPIGMTKLGSYVFQREGLNYRLVLDPWNLERILQKDLADFSSRYLSP; encoded by the coding sequence ATGGATTTTTCAAAATATTCGGACCTTCTCCGCAGAACATATAAAGAATATCCGCAAATCCTATTATTCTTTGGAAATATAATTTTAGCCATTTTACTTTTAATCGCGAAGGATCCTTGGGACTGGTTCAAAAAGACCTACCAAAACTCGGAAGCCTTCTACAAAATCAAATCGGAAGAGATCCAAACTATCACAAGCGGACGCAAAGGGCAAGAAAGTGTCTTAAATCGAAATTTAGATGGATGGACAGTCCAATTACCTTCTGGGTTAGTTTTACCAGGAGATTCTGCAAGGATCGAAGAATTGATCCAAACCTGTTTACGTTTACGTAAATTTACTCTGCTCTCGGAATCCAATTCAATTTCTAAGGAAGAATTCGGATTAGGAGGAGATGAACCTGTATTAGAACTAAAAAGTGTGTCTGGAAATTCTCAAGGAAAAATCCTAATAGGAGCTCCGGTAAGAAAAGGTTCAGGAACTTATATACTGGATGATAAGAACCAAATCTGGTTAGTTAAAGAAAATTTAAAATCAGTCACTGGCGGAGGAAAATTAGATTTCTTCTTGAGTAGATCCTTAGTTCCACCCTTCCCTGCCAGAGAAAAAGTTACAGAGATAAAAATCTCAGGACTTTCTTCTATAAATTTTACATTAAGTAAACAAGCTGAAAATTGGATCTTAGAAACTTCCGGTGGGGGGATTTTAGCGTCCCCAGAAGAAGTGGAAAACTATTTAGAAGAGATCAAAAAACTAAGTGCAGACGAAGTTCTTTTGGAGAAGTCTGAAGAACTTTCGCCAGTTCCAAAAGATAGAAATTTTAAAATTGAGATCGTTACCATTACGGATCGTTATTTAGTTTCTCCTATCGGAATGACAAAATTGGGAAGTTATGTTTTCCAGAGAGAAGGTTTAAATTACAGATTGGTTTTGGATCCCTGGAACCTGGAAAGAATTCTGCAAAAGGATCTTGCAGACTTTTCGAGCAGGTATCTTTCTCCTTAA
- a CDS encoding GldG family protein has product MRELFRPLLEISKSPWFGFANGILLFVLLNGLFSTIPCKADLSRSGRFQITNSTVKVLKELDDPLYIDAFYSSEIPGEYKARAELSKELLKEISKIGKENVSLRFYDPSSSEEDVRKAMELGLEPQILQQTSRDSASVKQAFMGIVLTLGHKTEVLSFAFFTEDLEYQILNSVRKMQRQDKDSGIVLLKSPGNLSFQEQGSPKDRIEIFARRVLRGEYGPILELDLETEDLPPETEIVLWIGGGTLSKNTERKLDKFIIEGGSFILLATTMEFKTNSERGSFGLLSGDLGAGLAQKNPDSEEMVRFLEHYGIRINYDIVLEPDHSLPMGSVIEIEPGVLGKYPYPPWIVPDQKSKSLDPNSSFTKNQESLLIPWSSSLDILPEKQKDVKFSALAKSGIDAESRTEPISLGEKQILSTPIQPNGGPFVLGVYAEGKFTSYFPDSKENTKSIKPGRILVFGSPYLVSDLLAFPEFSEILKNSNIPFLLNAIDILKGETDLLEVRSKQSAVLKLKPLPFFLETAISLFHLFLVPGLLALYAFRRLKRRNG; this is encoded by the coding sequence ATGAGAGAATTATTTCGCCCTCTATTAGAAATTTCTAAATCTCCTTGGTTCGGGTTTGCGAACGGAATACTACTCTTCGTTCTGTTAAACGGTCTATTCTCCACGATCCCGTGCAAAGCGGATCTTTCCAGATCCGGAAGATTCCAGATTACGAATAGCACAGTCAAAGTGTTAAAAGAATTAGATGATCCACTCTACATAGACGCGTTTTATTCTTCAGAGATCCCGGGAGAATATAAAGCGAGAGCAGAGCTTAGCAAAGAACTCTTAAAAGAGATCTCTAAGATCGGAAAGGAAAATGTTTCTTTACGATTTTATGATCCTTCTTCCTCGGAAGAAGATGTAAGAAAAGCAATGGAGCTTGGATTGGAACCTCAAATTCTACAACAAACTTCCAGAGATTCTGCCTCAGTCAAACAAGCATTTATGGGAATTGTTTTAACCTTGGGCCATAAAACGGAAGTTTTATCTTTTGCATTCTTCACGGAAGATTTGGAATACCAGATCTTAAATTCAGTCCGTAAAATGCAAAGGCAAGACAAGGATTCAGGCATCGTTCTTTTAAAATCTCCAGGGAACCTTTCCTTCCAAGAACAAGGTTCTCCCAAAGACAGAATAGAAATTTTCGCAAGAAGAGTTCTCAGAGGAGAATACGGCCCGATTTTAGAATTGGATCTGGAAACAGAAGACCTTCCACCTGAAACTGAAATCGTTCTTTGGATTGGCGGAGGAACTCTTTCCAAAAACACGGAAAGGAAACTAGACAAGTTTATTATAGAAGGAGGAAGTTTTATCCTTCTAGCCACGACAATGGAGTTCAAAACGAACTCAGAAAGAGGAAGTTTCGGACTTCTTTCCGGTGATCTTGGAGCAGGACTTGCTCAAAAAAATCCTGACTCTGAAGAAATGGTCCGATTTTTAGAACATTATGGAATTCGAATTAACTACGATATCGTCTTAGAGCCGGATCATTCTTTGCCAATGGGTTCTGTAATAGAAATAGAACCGGGAGTTTTAGGAAAATATCCGTATCCGCCATGGATCGTTCCGGACCAAAAATCAAAAAGTTTGGATCCGAATAGCTCATTTACTAAAAACCAAGAAAGTCTTTTGATCCCTTGGTCTTCTAGCCTGGATATTCTTCCGGAAAAACAGAAAGATGTAAAGTTTAGCGCTTTAGCAAAAAGCGGAATCGATGCAGAGTCCAGAACAGAACCTATCTCTTTAGGAGAAAAACAAATTCTTTCTACTCCCATCCAACCAAATGGAGGGCCATTTGTATTAGGGGTTTATGCAGAAGGAAAATTTACTTCTTATTTTCCCGATTCCAAAGAAAACACCAAATCCATAAAACCAGGACGAATTTTAGTATTTGGTTCTCCATATTTAGTATCTGATCTTTTGGCATTTCCGGAATTCTCAGAAATACTCAAAAATTCGAATATACCATTTTTATTAAATGCAATTGATATACTCAAAGGAGAAACGGATCTTTTAGAAGTTCGTTCCAAACAATCTGCTGTTTTAAAACTAAAACCTTTACCATTCTTCTTAGAAACTGCGATCAGCTTATTTCATTTATTCTTAGTACCAGGACTTCTGGCTCTTTATGCCTTCAGAAGATTGAAAAGAAGGAACGGATAA